A region from the Brachyspira hampsonii genome encodes:
- a CDS encoding ABC transporter ATP-binding protein has protein sequence MIKVDNIVKYYGEHIALKRVSYTINKGEIVGFLGPNGAGKSTMMRIITGYLPATSGYVYLDDYEVYDNPIEIKKRIGYMPENVSLYTEMTVIDYLRFCAKLKGIPRKHIKTALENTIEITGLTKYRNRIIGHLSKGYKQRTGIAQAIIHDPEVLILDEPTSGLDPNQLIEVRSLIKSLGGTRTVILSTHILSEVEDTCERALIIDSGELIAEDTIEGLKMAMDREILGGNIELKVADRYNDALLCVREVNGVIQAEANSYGDILIECERGNDSRAQIVKHLVNNNFDVLEIRAKERSLEEVFIYFTDKKKNEDFDKSKYIRDAVLNAENNKE, from the coding sequence ATGATCAAAGTTGATAATATAGTTAAGTATTATGGAGAACATATAGCATTAAAAAGAGTATCCTACACTATAAACAAGGGAGAAATAGTAGGTTTTTTAGGTCCGAATGGAGCTGGCAAAAGCACCATGATGCGTATAATTACAGGTTATCTTCCTGCTACAAGCGGATATGTTTATTTAGATGATTATGAGGTTTACGACAATCCTATAGAAATTAAAAAAAGAATAGGGTATATGCCTGAAAATGTTTCTCTATATACTGAAATGACAGTTATAGATTATCTTAGATTTTGTGCAAAACTTAAAGGCATACCAAGAAAACATATAAAAACTGCTTTGGAAAATACTATAGAAATAACAGGACTCACAAAATACAGAAATAGAATAATAGGGCATTTATCAAAAGGTTATAAGCAGCGTACAGGAATAGCACAGGCAATAATACATGATCCTGAAGTTTTGATATTAGATGAACCTACAAGCGGTTTAGACCCTAATCAATTAATAGAAGTTAGGTCTTTAATAAAAAGTTTAGGCGGAACAAGAACTGTTATACTTTCTACTCATATATTAAGCGAAGTTGAAGATACTTGTGAAAGGGCTTTAATTATAGACAGCGGAGAGCTGATTGCTGAAGACACAATAGAAGGTTTAAAAATGGCTATGGATAGAGAAATATTAGGAGGTAATATAGAACTTAAAGTAGCTGACAGATATAATGATGCTCTTTTATGTGTTAGGGAAGTTAATGGAGTTATTCAGGCAGAAGCTAATTCTTATGGGGATATTCTTATTGAATGCGAGAGAGGTAATGATTCTAGGGCACAAATAGTTAAGCATTTAGTTAATAATAATTTTGATGTTCTGGAGATAAGGGCTAAAGAAAGATCGTTAGAAGAAGTAT
- the dhaL gene encoding dihydroxyacetone kinase subunit DhaL, whose translation MCNNAKIKEWLINLSLVYDENKDYLTKLDADIGDADHGINMSRGFGFVRDALSKDDNSSISAIFKQTATLLIKNVGGASGPLYGTFFLNASIVSANKEELTLKDITEIFNKGINAISALGKSKEGEKTMLDTLLPAFNAMKENNENIEDFKSKVLTSAENGMKSTIDMIATKGRASYLGERSAGHQDPGAASSFMMIKELINIL comes from the coding sequence ATGTGTAATAATGCAAAAATAAAAGAATGGCTTATTAATCTATCTCTTGTATACGATGAAAATAAAGATTATCTTACAAAATTGGATGCTGATATAGGAGATGCTGATCATGGAATAAATATGAGCAGAGGTTTTGGTTTTGTTAGAGATGCTTTAAGTAAAGATGATAATTCTTCAATATCTGCTATATTTAAACAAACAGCAACACTTCTTATAAAAAATGTAGGCGGAGCTTCAGGACCTTTATACGGTACTTTCTTTCTTAATGCTAGTATAGTTTCTGCTAATAAAGAGGAATTAACATTGAAAGATATAACAGAAATATTTAATAAAGGAATAAATGCTATATCAGCATTAGGAAAATCCAAAGAAGGTGAAAAAACTATGCTTGATACTCTGCTGCCGGCTTTTAATGCTATGAAAGAAAACAATGAAAATATAGAAGATTTTAAAAGCAAAGTATTAACATCGGCAGAAAATGGAATGAAATCAACTATAGATATGATTGCTACTAAGGGAAGAGCCAGCTATTTAGGAGAAAGGAGTGCAGGTCATCAGGATCCGGGAGCAGCTTCTTCATTTATGATGATAAAAGAATTAATAAATATTTTATAA
- a CDS encoding HEAT repeat domain-containing protein, which produces MLKKIFIVTLMFAFSLSSVFAQDTAATTTADTETTGNKPREQLAQNFVDALAAQDEKLLISAIEGGSPQVKAMCFKALSEKGASSETLLEAINRYVSYGLNAPSSQNSDSMVRYQALQAAKAAKSETSVEYISQMLYSEQETSNIIAAAQALGEIGSPKGVAALLFQLRLAKTQAIVYEVAVALGKIGDQAALSDLIDLAQNDQYFVVVRQAAVDAIKNIKPSSDSGNNNTTTTTDTAAQ; this is translated from the coding sequence ATGCTCAAGAAAATATTTATCGTAACATTAATGTTTGCATTTTCTTTATCATCTGTTTTTGCTCAAGATACTGCTGCCACAACTACTGCCGATACAGAAACTACAGGCAATAAGCCAAGAGAACAATTAGCTCAAAATTTTGTGGATGCATTGGCTGCTCAAGATGAAAAACTTTTAATATCAGCTATAGAAGGCGGCAGTCCTCAAGTTAAAGCTATGTGCTTCAAAGCTTTAAGTGAAAAAGGTGCTAGTTCTGAAACTCTATTAGAAGCAATTAACAGATATGTAAGCTATGGTTTAAATGCACCTAGCAGTCAAAATTCTGATTCTATGGTTCGTTATCAGGCTTTACAGGCTGCTAAAGCTGCTAAGTCAGAAACTTCTGTAGAATATATATCACAAATGTTATATTCTGAACAAGAAACTTCTAATATTATAGCTGCTGCTCAGGCATTAGGCGAAATAGGAAGTCCTAAAGGTGTAGCTGCTTTGCTTTTCCAATTAAGATTAGCTAAAACTCAGGCTATAGTTTATGAAGTTGCTGTTGCTTTAGGTAAAATAGGTGATCAGGCTGCTTTAAGTGATTTAATAGATTTAGCTCAAAATGATCAATACTTTGTAGTTGTTAGACAAGCTGCTGTTGATGCTATAAAAAATATTAAACCTTCATCAGATAGCGGAAATAACAATACAACTACTACTACTGATACTGCAGCTCAGTAA
- a CDS encoding M20 metallopeptidase family protein — protein sequence MEELDLIKNKIKSIKKELISIRRDIHSNPELSNEEFRTMELISKYLTSHNIRHRTKSAGTGIIADIDGIDKNFTVAFRADIDALPIEDLKHCDYSSKNKGICHACGHDVHTTVNMGIANIFSNSADNKEKIIPPCNVRLIFQPAEETTGGALRMIKDNALENVNVIYGLHVSSNADIGYIQVNDNIVNASCLDFIIKVYGKSSHGANPSGGVDAIVIASKIINDLQTVISRNIAAEDSAVVTVGTINGGTATNIICDYVEMTGTIRALKESIIDRVKSRIKKIIKFAANSFDGDAEFIETVYFASLVNWKDASDIIRDNASKLLGENKVLELSPSLGSEDFSFFIQNKPGAFFYIGARNEKKGIVYKAHNGLFDVDENCIEIGLMLQIMNLYESYSKKDLFYIGKERN from the coding sequence ATGGAAGAATTAGATTTAATAAAAAATAAAATAAAAAGCATAAAAAAAGAATTAATCAGCATAAGAAGAGATATACATTCCAATCCTGAACTATCGAATGAAGAGTTTAGAACTATGGAATTAATATCCAAATATTTAACATCTCATAATATAAGGCATAGAACAAAATCTGCCGGTACAGGTATCATAGCTGATATTGATGGTATTGATAAAAATTTTACTGTTGCTTTTAGGGCGGATATTGATGCTCTCCCAATAGAGGATTTAAAACATTGTGATTATTCCTCTAAGAATAAAGGTATTTGCCATGCTTGCGGACATGATGTGCATACTACTGTTAATATGGGAATAGCAAATATATTTTCAAATAGTGCTGATAATAAAGAAAAAATTATTCCTCCTTGCAATGTTCGTTTAATATTTCAGCCTGCAGAAGAAACTACAGGCGGTGCTTTGCGTATGATAAAAGACAATGCATTAGAAAATGTTAATGTTATATACGGTCTTCATGTTTCATCTAATGCTGATATTGGATATATACAGGTAAATGATAATATAGTCAATGCTAGCTGTTTAGATTTTATAATAAAAGTTTATGGAAAAAGCAGTCATGGGGCTAACCCTTCAGGAGGTGTTGATGCTATAGTTATTGCATCAAAAATAATAAATGATTTACAAACAGTAATAAGCAGAAATATTGCGGCAGAGGATAGTGCCGTTGTTACAGTAGGTACTATTAATGGAGGAACTGCTACAAATATAATATGCGATTATGTTGAAATGACAGGCACCATAAGAGCTTTAAAAGAAAGTATTATTGATAGAGTAAAATCTAGAATAAAAAAGATTATAAAGTTTGCAGCAAATTCTTTTGACGGCGATGCTGAGTTTATAGAAACTGTTTATTTTGCAAGTCTTGTAAATTGGAAAGATGCTTCAGATATTATAAGAGATAATGCTTCTAAGTTGTTGGGTGAAAATAAAGTATTAGAATTAAGTCCTTCTTTAGGTTCTGAAGATTTTTCTTTTTTTATTCAGAATAAACCGGGGGCATTTTTTTATATAGGTGCTAGGAATGAAAAGAAGGGGATAGTATATAAAGCACATAATGGATTATTTGATGTAGATGAAAATTGTATAGAAATAGGATTGATGCTTCAGATAATGAATCTGTATGAAAGTTATTCAAAAAAAGATTTGTTTTATATTGGAAAAGAAAGAAATTAA
- a CDS encoding ankyrin repeat domain-containing protein, with protein MNFNTIIIVVIVAVIILWPIIKKITKNIRIESSENIHIACLYGDLSKIKRLLASGVNINSKDFSNKTPLMYAAEDGALDTIEYLIKNGANINDMDVRGDTALIIAVKNNNIKATQMLIENGADLRVKNEDNKDALNIAKDMGCKEIVDFIENKRENI; from the coding sequence ATGAATTTCAACACTATCATCATAGTTGTAATAGTAGCCGTAATAATATTATGGCCTATTATAAAAAAAATAACTAAAAATATTAGAATAGAAAGCTCAGAAAATATACATATAGCTTGTTTATATGGCGATCTTTCAAAAATTAAGAGACTGCTAGCCTCCGGTGTTAATATTAATTCAAAAGATTTCAGCAATAAAACTCCTTTGATGTATGCTGCTGAAGACGGTGCTTTAGACACTATTGAATACCTCATTAAAAATGGTGCTAATATCAATGATATGGATGTAAGAGGAGATACTGCTTTAATAATAGCTGTAAAAAATAATAATATAAAAGCTACGCAGATGCTTATAGAAAATGGGGCTGATTTAAGAGTAAAAAATGAAGATAACAAAGATGCTCTTAATATAGCTAAAGATATGGGATGCAAAGAAATTGTTGATTTTATAGAAAATAAAAGAGAAAATATATAA
- a CDS encoding PepSY-like domain-containing protein: MIKHLKQIILISSVMMLFAVSAFAADIAIQANQLPKKAQDFVKANFANDQIVYAEQDRQSYKVELASGVEIDFDKNGDWTDVAGNNQPITTKFVPANIIKTVEAKYPQVPVLEISKEYLSFKLKLGNNREVYVDNNGKIVGDKLD, translated from the coding sequence ATGATAAAACATTTAAAACAAATTATATTAATCTCATCTGTAATGATGCTGTTTGCTGTTAGTGCCTTTGCTGCTGACATAGCTATACAGGCAAATCAGCTTCCTAAAAAAGCACAGGATTTTGTGAAAGCTAATTTTGCAAATGATCAAATAGTTTATGCTGAGCAGGACAGACAATCATATAAAGTGGAATTGGCTAGCGGCGTAGAAATTGATTTTGATAAAAATGGAGATTGGACTGATGTAGCTGGAAATAATCAGCCTATAACTACAAAATTTGTACCTGCTAATATAATTAAAACAGTAGAAGCTAAATATCCTCAAGTTCCTGTATTAGAAATAAGCAAAGAATATTTAAGCTTTAAATTAAAATTAGGAAACAACAGAGAAGTTTATGTTGATAACAACGGCAAAATTGTAGGAGATAAATTAGACTAA
- the dhaK gene encoding dihydroxyacetone kinase subunit DhaK, with product MKKIINDINNIILEELQGMEKAYSNILKVNYDPIYVIRANKNSKVSLISGGGSGHEPLHAGFVGYGMLDAACPGEIFTSPTPDQMEEAAKSINNDKGIVFLVKNYTGDVMNFQMAEELCKAEGIDVRSIIIDDDVSVKDSLYTTGRRGVGATVFFEKICGASAERGDDINKVLEYANYCKENARSMGMALTSCIVPAVGKPTFDISDNEMEMGIGIHGEPGRERTKLKTSSEIAEIMMEAICSDIPYKNGDEVICMVNGMGATPLMELYILYNDAVKIAERKGIKIVRNLIGNYVTSIDMAGASISLMKINDDILKLWDYPVHTAALRWGI from the coding sequence ATGAAAAAAATAATTAATGATATAAATAATATAATATTAGAGGAACTTCAAGGCATGGAAAAAGCATATTCTAATATTTTAAAAGTTAATTATGATCCTATATATGTAATAAGAGCCAATAAAAATAGTAAAGTATCGCTAATTTCAGGAGGAGGTTCAGGGCATGAACCTTTACATGCCGGATTTGTAGGATATGGTATGCTTGATGCAGCTTGTCCGGGTGAGATATTTACTTCACCTACTCCGGATCAAATGGAAGAAGCTGCAAAATCAATAAATAATGATAAAGGAATCGTATTTCTAGTAAAAAATTATACCGGAGATGTTATGAATTTTCAAATGGCTGAAGAATTATGTAAAGCTGAAGGTATTGATGTTAGAAGTATTATTATAGATGATGATGTATCTGTAAAAGACAGTTTATACACCACAGGAAGAAGAGGAGTCGGAGCTACTGTATTTTTTGAAAAGATATGCGGAGCTTCTGCTGAGAGAGGCGATGATATAAATAAAGTTTTGGAATATGCAAATTATTGTAAAGAAAATGCCAGATCTATGGGCATGGCTTTAACTTCATGCATAGTTCCGGCAGTCGGAAAACCTACATTTGATATATCTGATAATGAAATGGAAATGGGTATAGGAATACATGGAGAACCGGGAAGAGAAAGGACAAAACTGAAAACATCTTCTGAAATAGCAGAAATAATGATGGAGGCTATATGCTCTGATATACCGTATAAAAATGGAGATGAAGTTATATGTATGGTTAATGGTATGGGGGCTACTCCTCTAATGGAACTTTACATATTGTACAATGATGCTGTTAAAATAGCTGAAAGAAAAGGAATAAAAATAGTAAGAAACTTAATAGGTAATTATGTTACTTCTATAGATATGGCAGGTGCTTCTATTAGTTTAATGAAAATTAATGATGATATATTAAAACTTTGGGATTATCCCGTACATACAGCTGCTTTAAGATGGGGGATATAA
- a CDS encoding Cof-type HAD-IIB family hydrolase → MNISKDKIKLIATDLDGTLLNNKKEIGNYTKDILNKLINDYKIELILSSGRGFDGVKKYNDILDNNNYSIVMNGSNIIDFNGNILYRKRLDENISKCIIKLAEKYNVCLHFFDDLKYIVSKEDFPIKSYVQIEKTREITVGIENIEDYRFDKIIIFGNREILNKLKMDIESNFDVNSCFSGETLLEIICKDVSKGNALKWICNKKGIDIKDTIAFGDNLNDIEMIECAGIGVAMGNAEETVKQKADYITLSNDEDGVGKFLSRIFSI, encoded by the coding sequence ATGAATATCTCAAAAGATAAAATAAAATTAATAGCTACAGATTTAGACGGTACTTTACTTAACAATAAAAAAGAAATAGGAAATTATACTAAGGATATATTAAATAAACTTATTAATGATTATAAAATAGAACTTATATTATCAAGCGGAAGAGGATTTGACGGAGTAAAGAAGTATAATGATATTTTAGATAATAATAATTATTCTATTGTTATGAATGGCTCTAATATTATAGATTTTAATGGAAATATTTTATACAGAAAAAGACTAGATGAAAATATATCAAAATGCATTATTAAATTAGCAGAAAAATATAATGTATGTTTGCATTTTTTTGATGATTTAAAATATATAGTGTCAAAAGAAGACTTTCCTATAAAATCATATGTACAAATTGAAAAAACCAGAGAAATTACTGTTGGTATAGAGAACATAGAAGATTATAGATTTGATAAGATAATCATTTTTGGAAATAGAGAAATTTTAAATAAATTAAAAATGGATATAGAATCTAATTTTGATGTTAATTCTTGTTTTTCAGGCGAAACATTATTAGAAATAATATGCAAAGATGTAAGCAAGGGTAATGCTTTGAAATGGATTTGTAATAAAAAGGGTATAGATATAAAAGATACAATTGCTTTTGGTGATAATTTGAATGATATTGAAATGATTGAATGTGCCGGTATTGGTGTTGCTATGGGAAATGCTGAAGAAACTGTAAAACAAAAAGCTGATTATATTACTCTTTCTAATGATGAAGATGGGGTTGGAAAGTTTTTAAGCCGCATTTTTTCAATATAA
- the dhaM gene encoding dihydroxyacetone kinase phosphoryl donor subunit DhaM — MVSLIFVSHSYKLAKIAAEYIKEVTNINNVDISFSGGTGNNHKEIGTDAVDVFNAIERVYSDDGVIIFCDLGSALISSELAISMLDEEKSANVRMTSAPFIEGGINAAIQSSLGKNIDEVINESLESLTPKISYVKDKVDYNTNNEVLDNIEFKDYIKGEYKILLENGFHARPVFMFINLIANSKSEVYISNKTKHKPPVSADSITKVTLLNIEYGDVMEIYAKGPDAYQVLERFEHLVNGKFETKKKTPQQNTINNNIIIVSDGYVVGKAVYMYFGIDVKKEYIKDTKAEKDKFNTAIENVKKDLIEQKTIIEEKNLQNNEYLIFETYISMLFDDYALKEVYDLIDNKKYSAAYSYNKVMRNIFKSFDSLDEGYIKERKYDIEDILYQVLKYLLDIKINMPSDDDTILIVDNVYASIVTELGQNIKGVISINGSAVSHAAILLKSLNIPYIIYNSAMELKGKDIVIDTKNKEGKFVYLKK, encoded by the coding sequence GTGGTTAGTTTAATATTTGTTTCACATAGTTACAAACTTGCTAAAATTGCAGCAGAATACATAAAAGAAGTTACTAATATTAATAATGTGGATATATCATTTTCAGGCGGAACAGGAAATAATCATAAAGAAATTGGTACAGATGCTGTTGATGTTTTTAATGCAATAGAGAGAGTATATTCAGATGACGGCGTTATTATATTTTGTGATTTGGGAAGTGCTTTGATAAGTTCTGAACTTGCAATATCTATGCTTGATGAAGAAAAATCAGCGAATGTTAGAATGACTTCAGCTCCTTTTATAGAAGGAGGAATAAATGCCGCTATACAGTCTTCATTAGGTAAAAATATAGACGAGGTTATTAATGAATCTCTTGAAAGCCTTACACCTAAAATATCTTATGTTAAAGATAAAGTTGATTATAATACAAATAATGAAGTATTAGATAATATAGAATTTAAAGATTATATTAAAGGAGAATATAAGATATTATTAGAAAATGGTTTTCATGCAAGACCTGTATTTATGTTTATTAATTTGATAGCCAATTCTAAAAGCGAGGTGTATATTTCAAATAAAACTAAACATAAACCTCCTGTATCTGCAGATAGTATCACTAAAGTAACATTATTAAATATAGAATATGGAGATGTGATGGAAATATATGCTAAAGGACCTGATGCTTATCAAGTTTTAGAGCGATTTGAACATTTGGTAAATGGAAAATTTGAAACAAAAAAGAAAACACCTCAGCAAAACACTATAAATAATAATATTATTATAGTCTCTGACGGATATGTAGTTGGAAAAGCAGTTTATATGTATTTTGGTATAGATGTAAAAAAAGAATATATAAAAGATACAAAGGCTGAAAAAGATAAATTCAACACAGCAATTGAAAATGTGAAAAAGGATCTCATAGAACAAAAAACAATCATAGAAGAAAAAAATCTTCAAAATAATGAATATCTAATCTTTGAAACTTATATATCTATGCTTTTTGATGATTATGCTTTAAAAGAAGTATACGATTTAATAGATAATAAAAAATATTCTGCTGCTTATTCATACAATAAAGTAATGAGAAATATATTCAAAAGTTTTGATTCTTTAGATGAAGGATACATAAAAGAAAGAAAATATGATATAGAAGATATACTATATCAAGTTTTAAAATATTTATTAGATATAAAAATTAATATGCCTAGTGATGATGATACAATATTAATAGTTGATAATGTATATGCTTCTATTGTAACTGAATTAGGGCAGAATATAAAAGGTGTGATTTCTATAAATGGAAGTGCTGTTTCTCATGCGGCTATACTTTTAAAATCATTAAATATACCTTATATTATATATAACTCTGCTATGGAATTAAAAGGAAAAGACATAGTTATAGATACTAAAAACAAAGAAGGAAAATTTGTTTATTTAAAAAAATAA